ACAGGAACAGAGAGACATCTGCAGTTTCATTTCCAATATTACAGGTAGTTATTACTAGTTACTAATGGATATCAGagttctccttctcctcctctcctctcaaacCTCACCTGGCACACATACAGCGCTCCAGCTATCAATATTTAACCCCCGATGGTGTTTCTGCCTGGCTCAGCCCATTCTCTGAAATAAATGTGAGAAATTACTAATTTGCAGTAGCAACTTGGCATGCCACTCATTCTACAGCCAGACAGTGGAGACTTTATGTcatgggggggggtggggggggggggggggtgtccaaGCTACCTCTCTGCTCTTCTTATTCTCTCTTCAGAATGAGTCTTGCATGAAAAATGGTGCCATAATGTAAAATAACCTACTGTCTATAGGCGAGACGACCAGGAGCAGGTACTCCATAGGCTGCCACATCGGGCAGGCATGTGTCTGATGGATTGCACAGGTCAATTTTAATCAGCAAATAGATATTGATATGGTTGTGCTTTCCATTGAATACCCATGTGACATCAGCACTACAATTGAATTCGGTGCTATTAGTAAAAAAAATGTGCATTAATCATGTGATCTTTAAAAGGTGATTGGAAGTGGATGTCTTGGATATGTGTGCTGAATATATACGTTGGCTAAACAGCTGTagagtgtatgtttgtgtggatAAACGGTTGGAATGTGCGTGATGGTCACGTTGACATGTTGTTGTggtgatatgttgttgttgttgttgttgttaacaaaGCTGAAGGTAACAAATAAACCTCGTGAGATGTCACGGTAGTCAAGTCGTTCGATCTATTCGGCAAAGTGGCAAGACATTTAAATGACTGGTTCAAAAATAAATGCGCGCGACTAAAACGTACTTTGCCACTATTCTACACAACACTTTAAACTGGTATCATGGTTAAAATGGTTAGTATTATCGAGTTAAACTTTCAAACATTAACAATTATCGCCACTCAGTAGCTCGAGCCTGTCCAATTGCGGAAtatgatgagggagagaggatgttGTGTTGGTTGTTACTATTTACCACaaacacaaagtcaaaattgtctattTCTTAACATTTATgaaaacaaaaaaatagcttttgttcttaatttaaggttaggaatAACGTTAGCAATGTGGTTAGGGTTCATgtcagggttaggtttaaaatcagattttatgaagAGAAATGAAAGAAATAGGCTgggtttagccataattatgactttgtggctgtggtaactgtTGATTGGATATCTAGTCGTGTGACCACGCCTGTGGGCGGTACCTTGGTCCGTCTTCAAGCTCTGCGTTCAACCAGAGTCGAATCTAGTGGGTATATTTCTACTGGAGTGAGAGGTTCAACTCCGGAGAAAACGCCAAGGAAACTAGCAAGGACCACCCCCCCCAcacaaaaaaatcacattttgtcATTGGATCCATACTACTGCCCGGGAGCTGGATTAAATTGAGACAAACATTTTGTTGTTGGTTTAATTCTCTTTGATAAACACCGAATAACGATGGGTTCCCAAGCGTCCAAGGGAGGGGTAGCTGTGGAGGCGAATGCTGCGGATGCCGCCACCGTCAAACCGAATGGACAGGTATGTAACCGCTCTCTCATCCCCGGACCACACCGTACACCCTTCACCGAACTCACTCAAagtatctttaaaaaaaacaaggatGTTGTGTTTTTATTATTAAGTTGCAATTCATTTGAAGGTGAGGTTTGTCTGTTTagatatttttttgggggggtggtggGGGTAAATGTGCATCTTGGTTCAGTCAGAGTGATAAATAAGGGCACAAGTTGGTTGACTTGCTAAACTAACATGGTGTCCAGTGATGAATAACTACGGACACTTCATCCAGACGCGGGAGGATCAAATCCAAAAACGTGTATTGCTGCTAATGCCACGATCTGCTGTTtgaaaatatacatatatttatatatatttttttaaacacaacaAGTTAGATAGCTAATGAGGTATGTATGTTTTGGAACGAGAACAGGGACCACCGGTGTATTAGCATGCTAATCCAGGTTTCAGATAGCCGTAATAGCTAACTCGTTCCCTTCCCAAGCCCGTGTATCTGATACAGTTTCATATCAACATGCCATGAGGAGGAGGGGGTTTGGAAAGGCAAGGGTGCACGTAGGCAAGCTACCCCTCATGCATAAGATATGAGAGAGCCAATTGGTGAATTATGGATTGAAAAGGAGGGTTTCAGCAGTTGTCAGTTTAATTTATGCAGCCCCCCCCCTTCGGAACCGGCGAGTCTAGACATTGTCTCGATCAGTGACTTGTAAACGTTATTTTATAGATAAACATACACAATCGACAATAAAAATCGCGTTTTCACCTCACAAAATTACAGTACAATCAGTATTTTGTCAATGGATCATCGGGTTCATTGGCAGTATTACtacaatttttcattttttttcttccattttcaTCGATTGGTTCAAGTCTTTGTTGAGAGAGATGCCTCGGTCTGTGTGGTTTCTAGTGGGAGAGCTGTGGACCACATGTTAGGTCTGCGTGTCACTGTCGCCGCCTGTCGTTCTCTGGTTGCACTACAAGGCGTCGCCTTTTGAGCGACAAAACCTGGTTTATTGATGAGCACGACGTTTCGACACATCGTTATAAATCTAAATGTTCTGATGgtggttttgttgttgttgtttacagtgtAAACTTCTGTAAATTGCATTATCTTTATTGATTGAattgtatatattgtttttaagAACCATAATACTTATTTGGTTCCTTAATTCTTTCCCTCTTCTAGGAGAACGGTCATGTCAAGTCCAATGGTGATGCCACAGACACGGCCGCTCCAAATGGTTCTGCCGACGCCAAGGAGCCTGAAGCGGGTGCTGGAGGGGACGCCATCGAGCCAGCGCCCGATGGCGAGGCCGCCAAACAGGAAGGTGAGGCCGCTGCCAAGGATATctccaagaagaagaagaatttcTTCCTGAAGAAATCTTTCAACTTCAAGGGCCTGAAACTGAAGAAGACCAAgaaggaggaggtgaaggaggaggaggcggcCGCTTCCGCTGAGGAGAAACCTGCAGAGAACGGAGCCGCTGTGGCTACGGAGGAGAAGaaagcagaggaggaagaggttgTGACGGCTACTGCAGAAGCCCCTAAGGCCGACGAGGCGCAGGCTAAAGCAGAGGAGGCACCtaaggaggaggaggtaaaggaggCGGCTGCACCTGCCCCAGAGCCCACCAAACCAACAGAGGAGGCCAGCTCGACCCCCGCGGCAGTAGCCCCCTCCCAACAGAATGCAGAGTGATTGTATCTTTACCCACAACAAAGGACTGTGTGAACTGTttttcaagagagagagagagagaaaatagttataaatatatatttctatatatatgtctatatgtatacatatgtatggatatatgtatatgtaaatatatacacatttatgTGAGACTCCAAATGTGTCACTTTTGTCATGGTACTAGTTCACTTCCCTGGTTACGGCGAGACAGGGTCAAACCTGGTGGTATTATGTGCTGGTTGCTATGGGAACAATGGGATTTATTGGACCGCAAAGTGGAACACGGTTATGGATGGGAGTCGAGTTGACCCGTCTTTTCCCTAAAAACACCCGACTCAACAAAAAGACGCGTCCACGTGTAGGAATGAACTGGATAGGACAGGACACCAACCCAACCACCACATGAAATGACTATTCATCCCATTTTTAGAAAAACAACAAGAACAAGAAATCAGAAATTTGAGGAGGAAAAAAAAGAGACTTGCCAACTTTCTACATTCCTATATTTTCACCCCAAATTTGAAGTATTTTGTGGTGTACCTTTTAGAGAACCATTTTAAAGATTCAGAGAAgctgttgttttgttttgtttttaaagaaGAAACATAAGGAGCAACTTTAGATTTTTTATCTTagtggggtaaaaaaaaaaaaaaaaaacacgcttGAGTTTGACATGTTCAGTGTTGCAGTTTTAAAAGGAAGCAAGAAATTGTTCATCTGTCTGGTGTGTGTAAGCCTGACTCTACTTTAATGTCTCTGTAAATACATTGGGACTGATACTGTTCTTTATTTTGCTAATGTTGACAGATGTTATGGTTTTATTGTAAAGTTGACAAATGGTAAATAAATGTTGGTTACCAATACCTTTTTTTGTACAGAGATGGTTTATTTTTTTAGGTGGGAATGATGATTAGTAATACAATGAGCTGGCTGAGGAAAACAACCTGTTTTATAGTGGTACAGAACCATCCCTCTAGCGACAAGGTGCCTTCCAATTCTAACAAATCAATACGTTTAGGAATGTGATTCTTAGAAGAGCACATTGGTGTGTTTCAGTCTTGTCATAGTCTACAATCCCAATACTATTGTCCAGCAGAGAGAGAACCTCACATTCTTGAAAAACCTGACCAATTACATGTGTCATCAATCACACATAGCAGTAAACCACTGGTTTACAACCATATCATACATAAATATTCACAAAGGTGACAACGAGTGGACAATGCCTCATTTGTCATCATTTTGGACCACGGCTACTAAGTATCGGTAAGCGCTGACGGAGTGGAGAGACTACTGCGGACTGAGATGCACACCCCACGGTTCCACCTGTGATGCTATATTCTAGGActgtgggagaatctcaattgagcTTCCTTGGCTCATTGCCTCCTCAAAACCAATCGGATGAGTTAAGAGGTGCCTACCATCTGACCTCCAATAGGTTTTGAGAATGCTGAGGAGTCAAGGAAACAATAGAGATTGTACCATGATCTCTCCACCCCAAAGTGCACTGTTCCCTTCACTGAGTTGAAAGGAAattattggtataagaaacaggGTTGAAAACTCCCACTAGCCCCTCCGTCAATCCAATATTTTTAGATTTCTAAGAACAAGCTCACACTTCTGtagatttattttaattttatctttatttaactaggcaagtcagttaagaacaaattcttattttcaatgacggccttggaacagtgggttaactgcctgttcaggggcagaacgacagatttgtaccttgtcagctcagtggtttgaacttgcaaccttccggttactagtccaacgctctaaccactagaataccctGCCGAGAATTGGAAGACAGCCAATGACCGACCTTTGCTTGCAACCCACACATTATCCCCGTGACCTCTGTAGCCCCTGTAGTGACAGCACCTCTCAAGAAGTCATAACTTAAGGGCTTATATACTGTACGTCCTCAAATCTTTAACATTTAAACCCATTTAAGAAATAACTTCTCaacattgtttattttttacctaAAATAAAGTTAATTCAATTCAAATTGAGCTATAAATCGTTGATCCTGATCAGGGTTGGTTGTAGAGTGAgggcatgcatcccaaatggcaccctattccctacgtagggcACTACTTTGGACAGAGTCCTAtggggaatagggcgccatttgagACCCACTGACCTAGTTCACATGCTGACATGATGACTTCAGAGCAGAGTTCATTTTTAGTCCTCGAAGCCTTCAAACAACGATTAATTATTCAAAACACGGATGTAGCTCCACATTTTGGTATGCTTCAGGCATTTGTCACAGATTTCAGAGGCATTTGTTGAACTCACAACGCATGTTGATATAATCACTGAACGGACAATATGTGATTGAGGTTGTTAAGTAGCTTACTACTATGAATGAGGTCGTTAGGTAGCTTACAACTGTGATTGAGGTCGTTAGGTAGCTTACTACTGTGATTGAGGTCGTTAGGTAGCTTACAACTGTGATTGAGGTCGTTAGGTAGCTTACTACTGTGAATGAGGTCGTTAGGTAGCTTACTACTGTGAATGATGTTCTGTCTTACTACTGTGAATGAGGTCGTTAGGTAGCTTACTACTGTGAATGAGATAGTTAGGGTAGCATACTACTGTGATTGAGGTCATTAGGTAGCTTACAACTGTGATTGAGGTCGTTAGGTAGCTTACTACTGTGATTGAGGTCGTTAGGTAGTTTACTACTGTGATTGAGGTCATTAGGTAGCTTACTACTGTGATTGAGGTTGTTAGGTAGCTTACTACTGTGATTGAGGTCGTTAGGTAGTTTACTACTGTGATTGAAGTCGTTAGGTAGCTTACTACTGTGATTGAGGTCGTTAGGTAGCTTACTACTGTGATTGAGGTCGTTAGGTAGCTTACTACTGTGATTGAGGTCATTAGGTAGCTTACTACTGTGATTGAGGTCATTAGGTAGCTTACTACTGTGAATGAGGTCGTTAGGAACCTTAACACTGTGAATGAGGTCGTTAGGAACCTTAACACTGTGAATGAGGTCGTTAGGAACCTTAACACTGTGAATGAGGTCGTTAGGAACCTTAACACTGCGAATGAGGTCGTTAGGAACCTTAACACTGCGAATGAGGTCGTTAGGAACCTTAACACTGCGAATGAGGTCGTTAGGAACCTTAACACTGCGAATGAGGTCGTTAGGAACCTTAACACTGTGAATGAGGTCGTTAGGAACCTTAACACTGCGAATGAGGTCGTTAGGAACCTTAACACTGTGAATGAGGTTGTTAGGAACCTTAACACTGTGATTGAGGTCGTTAGGAACCTTAACACTGTGAATGAGGTCGTTAGGAACCTTAACACTGTGATTGAGGTCGTTaggtacactatatataaacaTTTATGTGAACAACACTTCAGATTTGTGGATTTgtatatttcagccacaccctttgctgaccAGTGTATAAATTCTTCCTTCCATGAGCTTCAAACACGGGGTAGATTTTCTTTCCTTCGGTGATTTTGTGTCGTCAGCGCCCCTCAACATCTACATATACCCAACACCGTGAGAGTCAAAGGTGTTGGATATATAAACCATTAACCCTCCTCCCCAGAATAATTGTAGAAAAGAGTCCTTTGTGCTGACTCTCTGGTCTCTACTAAAGGCCAGTGTCTACTACTATATTCCAGTgtgtactactatagcccagtgtgtactactatagcccagtgtGTACTACTATATTCCAGTGTGTACTACTATATTCCAGTgtgtactactatagcccagtgtGTACTACTATATTCCAGTgtgtactactatagcccagtgtGTACTACTATAGTCCAGTgtctactactatagcccagtgtCTACTACTATAGTCCAGTGTGTATTACTATAGTTCAGTGTGTACTACCATAGCCCAGTTTGTACTACTAAAGCCCAGTgtctactactatagcccagtgtGTATTACTATAGTCCAGTgtgtactactatagcccagtgtctactactatagcccagtgtctactactatagcccagtgtgtactactatagcccagtgtGTACTACTATATTCCAGTgtgtactactatagcccagtgtGTATTACTATAGTCCAGTgtgtactactatagcccagtgtctactactatagcccagtgtGTACTACTATAGTCCAGTGTGTACTACTATATTCCAGTGTGTACTACTATATTCCAGTGTGTACTACTATAGTCCAGTgtgtactactatagcccagtgtctactactatagcccagtgtCTACTACTATAGTCCAGTGTGTATTACTATATTCCAGTgtgtactactatagcccagtgtctactactatagcccagtgtctactactatagcccagtgtGTATTACTATAGTCCAGTGTGTACTACTATAGTCCAGTgtctactactatagcccagtgtGTACTACTATATTCCAGTGTGTATTACTATATTCCAGTGTGTACTACTATAGTCCAGTGTCTACTACTATAGTCCAGTgtgtactactatagcccagtgtgtactactatagcccagtgtgtactactatagcccagtgtctactactatagcccagtgtCTACTACTATAGTCCAGTgtgtactactatagcccagtgtCTACTACTATAGTCCAGTgtgtactactatagcccagtgtgtactactatagcccagtgtgtactactatagcccagtgtctactactatagcccagtgtgtactactatagcccagtgtctactactatagcccagtgtctactactatagcccagtgtGTACTACTATAGTCCAGTGTGTATTACTATATTCCAGTGTCTACTACTATATTCCAGTGTCTACTACTATAGTCCAGTGTGTACTACTATAGTCCAGTGTGTACTACTATAGTCCAGTGTGTACTACTATAGTCCAGTGTGTACTACTATAGTCCAGTgtgtactactatagcccagtgtctactactatagcccagtgtGTACTACTAAAGCCCAGTgtctactactatagcccagtgtGTACTACAATAGCCCAGTGTGTACTACTAAAGCCCAGTgtctactactatagcccagtgtgtactactatagcccagtgtgtactactatagtccagtgtgtattactatagtccagtgtgtactactatagcccagtgtgtactactatagtccagtgtgtactactatagcccagtgtGTACTACTATAGTCCAGTGTGTATTACTATCGTCCAGTgtctactactatagcccagtgtGTATTACTATATTCCAGTGTGTACTACTATAGTCCAGTGTGTACTACTATAGTCCAGTGTCTACTACTATCGTCCAGTgtctactactatagcccagtgtGTATTACTATATTCCAGTGTGTACTACTATAGTCCAGTGTGTACTACTATAGTCCAGTGTCTACTACTATCGTCCAGTgtctactactatagcccagtgtGTATTACTATATTCCAGTGTGTACTACTATATCCCAGTgtgtactactatagcccagtgtgtactactatagcccagtgtATACTACTATATTCCAGTGTGTACTACTATATTCCA
The DNA window shown above is from Oncorhynchus mykiss isolate Arlee chromosome 18, USDA_OmykA_1.1, whole genome shotgun sequence and carries:
- the marcksl1b gene encoding MARCKS-related protein 1-B, translating into MGSQASKGGVAVEANAADAATVKPNGQENGHVKSNGDATDTAAPNGSADAKEPEAGAGGDAIEPAPDGEAAKQEGEAAAKDISKKKKNFFLKKSFNFKGLKLKKTKKEEVKEEEAAASAEEKPAENGAAVATEEKKAEEEEVVTATAEAPKADEAQAKAEEAPKEEEVKEAAAPAPEPTKPTEEASSTPAAVAPSQQNAE